A genomic segment from bacterium BMS3Abin08 encodes:
- the pcm gene encoding protein-L-isoaspartate O-methyltransferase, translating into MEYSELRKIMVHTQLIPRGIKDKRVLAAMLKVPRHLFVDESLQHKAYDDCALPIGDGQTISQPYMVAVMTELLELSGDERVLEIGTGSGYQAAVLAELAREVYTIERVESLAESAREKLKAIGYDNVHVITGDGTEGLREKAPFDRIVITAGTPVVPAPLKDQVAEGGIILAPVGSRFSQQLLRLKKVKGFFIEELHTPCVFVPLIGRHGWKEDKGK; encoded by the coding sequence ATGGAATACAGTGAACTGAGAAAGATAATGGTCCATACCCAGCTTATCCCCCGGGGTATAAAGGACAAGCGCGTGCTTGCTGCAATGTTAAAGGTTCCACGTCACCTCTTTGTTGATGAGTCTCTTCAGCACAAGGCATATGATGACTGCGCCCTCCCGATTGGAGACGGCCAGACAATCTCCCAGCCATACATGGTTGCCGTTATGACCGAACTCCTGGAACTCTCCGGAGATGAGAGGGTCCTTGAAATCGGGACCGGTTCCGGCTATCAGGCAGCGGTACTTGCTGAACTCGCCCGTGAGGTATACACAATTGAGAGAGTGGAATCACTCGCTGAGAGTGCCAGGGAGAAACTCAAGGCCATTGGTTATGACAACGTCCATGTAATAACCGGTGACGGAACAGAGGGGCTCAGGGAGAAGGCTCCTTTTGACAGGATCGTCATCACTGCAGGAACCCCCGTGGTTCCCGCTCCGCTGAAAGACCAGGTTGCAGAAGGGGGGATAATTCTTGCTCCCGTTGGCAGCAGGTTCAGTCAGCAGTTATTGCGTTTGAAGAAGGTTAAGGGTTTCTTTATTGAAGAACTGCATACACCCTGTGTGTTTGTACCCCTTATAGGGAGGCACGGGTGGAAGGAAGATAAAGGTAAATAA
- a CDS encoding bacterial SH3 domain protein: MRSYVLVLVAVAVFFVSVVSADALCVNSGTANLRRGPGVKYEKTWQVFKYMPLKKIKRKGQWYKVKDVDGDIHWIFRKLVTGKYKCAVVKKNKANIRKGPGRKYPRTDISPAIKYDSFRILKFKGKWVQVIDEFGEKGWVFKKLLWIQ, from the coding sequence GTGAGAAGCTATGTCCTTGTACTTGTTGCAGTTGCGGTTTTTTTTGTTTCCGTGGTCTCTGCAGACGCCCTCTGTGTCAATTCAGGTACCGCCAACCTAAGAAGAGGTCCGGGAGTAAAATATGAAAAGACCTGGCAGGTCTTCAAGTATATGCCCCTTAAGAAGATCAAGAGGAAGGGGCAATGGTACAAGGTAAAGGATGTAGATGGAGACATCCACTGGATCTTCAGGAAGCTCGTTACAGGCAAGTATAAGTGCGCCGTTGTGAAGAAGAACAAGGCAAATATAAGAAAGGGTCCCGGGAGGAAATACCCCAGAACAGATATAAGTCCTGCAATCAAATATGATTCCTTCAGGATCCTGAAGTTTAAAGGGAAATGGGTCCAGGTGATTGACGAGTTTGGGGAGAAGGGCTGGGTATTTAAGAAGTTGCTCTGGATACAGTAG
- the rutB gene encoding peroxyureidoacrylate/ureidoacrylate amidohydrolase RutB encodes MSNRALLIIDMLNDFVLEGAPLEVPDTRKIVHVIKKEIERAGNAGERIIYVCDAHEPDDREFERFGWPVHAVKGTKGAQVVDELKPSDRDIVIQKTTYSGFYNTELDSGLRAIGVDTVRLTGCVTHICIMFTASDAVLRGYNVEVVHDAVAGLAPEDHEAGLRIMKNVLGVKVV; translated from the coding sequence GTGTCAAACAGGGCTCTGTTGATAATCGATATGCTGAATGACTTTGTGCTGGAGGGGGCGCCCCTTGAGGTTCCCGATACAAGAAAGATCGTTCATGTTATAAAAAAAGAGATTGAAAGGGCAGGGAATGCCGGGGAAAGGATAATCTACGTATGTGATGCCCATGAGCCCGATGACAGGGAATTTGAGAGGTTCGGCTGGCCGGTTCATGCGGTTAAAGGGACGAAGGGGGCGCAGGTTGTGGATGAGCTGAAGCCCTCGGACAGGGACATAGTTATTCAGAAAACAACGTACTCGGGGTTTTACAATACGGAACTGGATTCCGGCCTCAGGGCAATCGGTGTAGATACGGTGAGGCTCACCGGGTGTGTTACCCATATATGCATCATGTTTACAGCATCTGATGCCGTGCTGAGGGGATACAATGTGGAGGTTGTCCATGACGCGGTTGCAGGTCTTGCCCCTGAGGACCATGAAGCAGGGCTCAGAATCATGAAGAATGTCCTGGGAGTTAAAGTCGTATAA
- a CDS encoding putative ABC transporter-binding protein precursor, protein MTGFLMRRPVIPVLLSVVVVIGVILSFSCAGKDEGKAKVLRFVTWKPNVPEVWEEIYRRFEQKYPDIKIVREIGPHSSTAFHDLLTQKLKNRSRDVDVFLMDVIWPPEFAAAGWAMPLDDLFSPSEQKRFLDGTILANTYRGRIYGVPLFIDSGMLFYRKDLLDKYGFSPPATWEEMVGQAEKIVSGEKKRGEDIYGFSGQFKQYEGLVCDMMEYILSNGGFILDQETGKPGIAEPPAVEAVRFVRDRIIGNIAPRGVLTYQEPESLDLFVQGKAVFHRNWPYAWRVSNDPEKSRIAGKVGIARLPHFRGGKSYSTLGGWQVGISSYSEKKGLAWKFVEFLTGPEVQKIIALSAGKAPTRKALYGDGEILKVNPQFSDMKDVFLTAYPRPRSPLYPSISNVLQRYFSKAISNTNIDIQREAEAASREMQGILSMIGNNATTPPKSP, encoded by the coding sequence ATGACGGGGTTTTTAATGAGAAGACCGGTCATCCCGGTGTTGCTTTCAGTGGTTGTTGTAATCGGTGTAATCCTTTCTTTTTCCTGTGCCGGGAAAGATGAGGGGAAGGCAAAAGTGCTGCGTTTTGTTACCTGGAAGCCGAATGTGCCCGAGGTATGGGAGGAGATATACCGGCGGTTTGAGCAGAAATATCCCGACATAAAGATCGTACGAGAGATCGGGCCCCATTCTTCAACGGCCTTCCATGACCTGTTAACGCAGAAGCTGAAAAACAGGAGCAGGGATGTTGATGTCTTCCTTATGGATGTTATCTGGCCCCCGGAGTTTGCTGCCGCGGGGTGGGCAATGCCCCTTGATGATCTGTTCTCTCCCTCTGAGCAGAAGAGGTTCCTCGACGGTACGATACTTGCGAATACATACAGGGGCAGGATCTATGGAGTTCCTCTCTTCATAGACAGCGGGATGCTCTTTTACAGGAAGGACCTGCTCGACAAGTATGGTTTTTCACCGCCTGCGACCTGGGAGGAGATGGTCGGACAGGCTGAAAAGATCGTATCCGGGGAGAAGAAGAGGGGTGAGGATATTTATGGATTCTCAGGACAGTTCAAACAGTATGAAGGCCTTGTCTGCGACATGATGGAGTATATCCTGAGTAACGGCGGCTTCATACTGGATCAGGAAACAGGAAAGCCCGGTATTGCAGAGCCGCCTGCTGTTGAGGCAGTCAGGTTTGTGAGGGACAGGATTATAGGCAATATTGCTCCCAGGGGCGTACTGACCTATCAGGAACCTGAATCACTGGACCTCTTTGTTCAGGGAAAGGCCGTGTTTCACCGTAACTGGCCCTATGCCTGGAGGGTCTCAAATGACCCTGAGAAATCAAGGATAGCCGGGAAGGTCGGTATTGCAAGGCTTCCCCACTTCAGGGGTGGAAAGAGTTATTCCACTTTGGGCGGATGGCAGGTCGGGATAAGCAGTTATTCGGAAAAGAAAGGGCTTGCCTGGAAGTTCGTGGAGTTCCTGACGGGTCCCGAGGTTCAGAAGATCATAGCGCTGAGTGCCGGAAAGGCACCGACCCGCAAGGCCTTGTACGGTGACGGGGAGATTCTGAAGGTCAATCCACAGTTCTCAGATATGAAGGATGTCTTCCTGACGGCCTATCCAAGGCCGAGATCGCCTCTCTATCCTTCCATCTCCAATGTCCTGCAGAGATACTTCAGCAAGGCCATCTCAAATACCAATATTGATATTCAGAGAGAAGCGGAAGCGGCTTCCCGGGAGATGCAGGGAATTCTATCCATGATAGGGAACAACGCCACAACGCCTCCAAAGTCCCCTTAA